A genomic window from Pseudonocardia broussonetiae includes:
- a CDS encoding enoyl-CoA hydratase/isomerase family protein, which produces MPEPQLTTPRTELRTLLLDVGDDGVAVLTVNRPDRANSQTVTMFHEFGEAALALRDSGARALVVRGAGERAFCTGFDLAEIDVLREMGPLEFLAFQELAANGIAALRALPFPVIAAVHGPAAGGGMSLALAADIRLAAPSAKFALSFVKVGLSIGELGTSWTLSRLVGPGIAAELAFTGRTVEAAEAARIGLVNRVVDDPVAEAHAVAAAVARNSPGGVRLSKRALQAGMEVGSYAAAMELENRGQALLTRAADFPEALAAFREGRPPVWTGR; this is translated from the coding sequence ATGCCCGAGCCCCAGCTGACGACGCCCCGGACCGAGCTGCGGACGCTGCTGCTCGACGTCGGGGACGACGGCGTCGCCGTGCTCACGGTGAACCGGCCCGACCGCGCCAACTCCCAGACCGTGACGATGTTCCACGAGTTCGGCGAGGCCGCCCTGGCCCTGCGCGACTCCGGCGCCCGCGCGCTCGTCGTCCGCGGGGCGGGGGAGCGGGCGTTCTGCACGGGGTTCGACCTCGCCGAGATCGACGTCCTCCGGGAGATGGGGCCGCTGGAGTTCCTCGCGTTCCAGGAGCTCGCGGCGAACGGGATCGCGGCGCTGCGCGCGCTGCCGTTCCCGGTGATCGCCGCGGTGCACGGCCCGGCCGCGGGCGGCGGCATGTCGCTGGCGCTGGCCGCCGACATCCGCCTCGCGGCGCCGTCGGCGAAGTTCGCGCTGTCGTTCGTCAAGGTGGGGCTGTCGATCGGCGAGCTGGGCACGTCGTGGACGCTCTCGCGCCTGGTCGGGCCGGGCATCGCCGCGGAGCTCGCTTTCACCGGGCGCACGGTCGAGGCCGCGGAGGCCGCCCGGATCGGGCTGGTCAACCGCGTCGTCGACGACCCGGTGGCCGAGGCGCACGCCGTCGCCGCGGCCGTCGCGCGGAACTCGCCCGGTGGCGTCCGCCTGTCGAAGCGGGCGCTGCAGGCCGGCATGGAGGTCGGCTCCTACGCCGCGGCGATGGAGCTGGAGAACCGCGGCCAGGCGCTGCTCACCCGGGCCGCCGACTTCCCCGAGGCGCTCGCCGCGTTCCGCGAGGGGCGCCCGCCGGTCTGGACCGGGAGGTAG
- a CDS encoding enoyl-CoA hydratase-related protein — MRIDEFTDVIYEVENGLAWITINRPERYNAFRARTVDELVLAFKRAWADDAVGTVCLTGAGEKAFCTGGDQKQRMETGDYGPSESGLFEVEALHRVIRDVPKPVIAAVQGFAVGGGHVLHLLCDLTLSADTAVYGQNGPRVGSFDAGFGTGLMARAIGEKRAREIWFLCRKYSAQQALDWGLVNKVVPAAELHDEVRAWAAEIMQLSPTALKVLKQSFNTDTEHFAGIGQMAFSALKLFGETPEAQEGITAFNEKRAPDFRAHQKH, encoded by the coding sequence GTGCGCATCGACGAGTTCACCGACGTCATCTACGAGGTCGAGAACGGCCTGGCCTGGATCACGATCAACCGGCCCGAGCGCTACAACGCGTTCCGCGCCCGCACCGTCGACGAGCTCGTGCTGGCGTTCAAGCGCGCCTGGGCCGACGACGCGGTCGGGACCGTCTGCCTCACCGGCGCCGGGGAGAAGGCGTTCTGCACCGGCGGCGACCAGAAGCAGCGCATGGAGACCGGCGACTACGGCCCGTCGGAGAGCGGGCTGTTCGAGGTCGAGGCCCTGCACCGCGTCATCCGCGACGTGCCCAAGCCGGTCATCGCGGCCGTGCAGGGCTTCGCCGTCGGCGGCGGCCACGTCCTGCACCTGCTGTGCGACCTGACGCTCTCGGCCGACACCGCGGTCTACGGCCAGAACGGGCCGCGCGTCGGCTCCTTCGACGCCGGCTTCGGCACCGGGCTGATGGCCCGCGCCATCGGGGAGAAGCGCGCGCGGGAGATCTGGTTCCTGTGCCGCAAGTACTCCGCGCAGCAGGCGCTGGACTGGGGCCTGGTCAACAAGGTCGTCCCCGCCGCCGAGCTGCACGACGAGGTCCGCGCCTGGGCCGCGGAGATCATGCAGCTCTCCCCCACCGCGCTCAAGGTCCTCAAGCAGTCGTTCAACACCGACACCGAGCACTTCGCGGGCATCGGGCAGATGGCGTTCTCGGCGCTCAAGCTGTTCGGCGAGACCCCCGAGGCGCAGGAGGGCATCACCGCGTTCAACGAGAAGCGGGCACCCGACTTCCGGGCGCACCAGAAGCACTAG
- a CDS encoding AMP-binding protein, whose translation MVVTDTRELTVQGRFGNAVEEFRERGWWQDGSAGALLDRWAAERPDRRFVSDGTTELDYATLRGRAYRLGATLRAAGVGTGDRVAVQLPNWAEFAVSYLAIARIGAVMVPIMTVYRETEVAHVLRNSGAVAAVTTGEFRGFDHAAMFRSLRAGAPELATLVIARAPAQDGELAFDDACAGTEVPELGPQPDPDAPHLIVYTSGTESTAKGCVHTWNTLDFSGRGLARDVFHTTPDDVVFMPSPVAHATGLVVGLLVPLAVGAQTHLLDVWEPHEGLRRIAEYRCTATATATPFVRMALDAAKGEHPDVSSMRFWLCAGAPIPEALAREFGGVFTGGRLVPLYGASEVMAATCCHLEDSLERMSSSDGTPALDGVHIKIIGPDGDEAAPGEEGEICYRGPGAILGYWREPERSAAVIDGEGWHHMGDLGRADADGYVRVTGRLKDIIIRGGTNISAGEVEGHLAAHPSVAAVAVVAYPDERMGERAAAVVVPAAGAAPTLEELTAFLRTERRIAPHKLPERLVVVDALPMTATGKVQKFRLRELARQEG comes from the coding sequence ATGGTCGTGACGGACACCCGGGAACTGACGGTGCAGGGACGGTTCGGGAACGCGGTCGAGGAGTTCCGCGAGCGCGGCTGGTGGCAGGACGGGTCGGCGGGCGCACTGCTCGACCGCTGGGCCGCCGAGCGGCCCGATCGCCGGTTCGTCTCCGACGGCACCACCGAGCTCGACTACGCGACGCTGCGCGGGCGGGCCTACCGCCTGGGCGCGACGCTGCGGGCGGCCGGCGTCGGCACCGGCGACCGGGTGGCCGTGCAGCTGCCCAACTGGGCCGAGTTCGCCGTGTCCTACCTGGCGATCGCCCGCATCGGCGCGGTGATGGTGCCGATCATGACGGTGTACCGCGAGACCGAGGTGGCGCACGTGCTGCGCAACTCCGGCGCGGTCGCGGCCGTGACGACCGGCGAGTTCCGCGGCTTCGACCACGCCGCGATGTTCCGGTCGCTGCGCGCCGGGGCCCCCGAGCTGGCCACGCTCGTCATCGCCCGGGCCCCCGCGCAGGACGGCGAGCTGGCCTTCGACGACGCCTGCGCCGGCACGGAGGTGCCCGAGCTGGGCCCGCAGCCCGACCCCGACGCGCCGCACCTGATCGTCTACACCTCGGGCACCGAGTCGACGGCCAAGGGCTGCGTCCACACCTGGAACACCCTGGACTTCTCCGGTCGCGGCCTGGCGCGCGACGTCTTCCACACCACGCCCGACGACGTGGTCTTCATGCCGTCGCCGGTCGCGCACGCCACGGGTCTGGTGGTCGGCCTGCTCGTGCCGCTCGCCGTCGGCGCGCAGACCCACCTGCTCGACGTGTGGGAGCCGCACGAGGGCCTGCGCCGGATCGCGGAGTACCGCTGCACGGCCACCGCGACGGCCACGCCGTTCGTGCGGATGGCGCTGGACGCGGCGAAGGGCGAGCACCCCGACGTGTCGTCGATGCGGTTCTGGCTGTGCGCGGGCGCGCCCATCCCGGAGGCGCTCGCGCGCGAGTTCGGCGGCGTGTTCACCGGCGGGCGGCTCGTGCCGCTCTACGGGGCGTCCGAGGTCATGGCGGCCACCTGCTGCCACCTGGAGGACTCCCTGGAGCGGATGTCGAGCTCCGACGGCACGCCCGCCCTCGACGGCGTCCACATCAAGATCATCGGCCCGGACGGTGACGAGGCGGCCCCCGGCGAGGAGGGCGAGATCTGCTACCGGGGCCCGGGCGCGATCCTCGGCTACTGGCGCGAGCCCGAGCGCAGCGCCGCGGTGATCGACGGCGAGGGCTGGCACCACATGGGCGACCTCGGCCGTGCCGACGCCGACGGCTACGTGCGCGTGACCGGCCGGCTCAAGGACATCATCATCCGAGGCGGCACCAACATCAGCGCCGGCGAGGTGGAGGGGCACCTCGCCGCGCACCCGTCGGTCGCCGCCGTGGCCGTCGTCGCGTACCCGGACGAGCGGATGGGGGAGCGGGCCGCCGCGGTCGTCGTCCCGGCGGCGGGCGCCGCCCCGACGCTGGAGGAGCTGACCGCGTTCCTGCGCACCGAGCGCCGGATCGCCCCGCACAAGCTGCCGGAGCGGCTCGTCGTCGTCGACGCCCTGCCGATGACCGCGACGGGCAAGGTCCAGAAGTTCCGGCTCCGCGAGCTGGCGCGCCAGGAGGGGTGA
- a CDS encoding AraC family transcriptional regulator gives MDPFADLFRGVRAQGSLFGSTTLTAPWSLRFVDGAPLTLCTVLEGAGWIVPRGRPPEHLAPGETLVVRGPAPFDFVDEVGTAAEPVECGEDCATPDQGGTVHRLGWHDPGPAGAGGATTLVVGAYPVRGEIGRRLLDALPDVLRVAPGGTAGAVRDLLAAEVAVDAPGQQVVLDRLLDWMLVCALREWFDRPGGEPPAWYAAHRDPVVGHALRLLHAEPAAPWTVAALADRTGVSRATLAKRFADLVGEPPLTYLTRWRMTLAADLLTGRGTATIAEVARAVGYSDAFGFSAAFKRVRGVTPSGFRRTG, from the coding sequence GTGGATCCCTTCGCCGACCTGTTCCGCGGGGTGCGCGCCCAGGGCTCGCTGTTCGGCAGCACGACCCTGACCGCGCCCTGGTCGCTGCGCTTCGTCGACGGCGCCCCGCTGACGCTGTGCACCGTGCTCGAGGGGGCCGGGTGGATCGTTCCCCGCGGCCGCCCGCCCGAGCACCTGGCCCCCGGGGAGACGCTGGTCGTGCGCGGGCCCGCGCCGTTCGACTTCGTCGACGAGGTCGGCACCGCCGCCGAGCCGGTCGAGTGCGGCGAGGACTGCGCGACGCCCGACCAGGGCGGCACCGTGCACCGCCTGGGCTGGCACGACCCCGGGCCCGCCGGCGCGGGCGGCGCGACGACGCTGGTCGTGGGCGCGTACCCGGTGCGGGGCGAGATCGGGCGGCGGCTGCTCGACGCGCTGCCCGACGTCCTGCGGGTCGCTCCCGGCGGCACCGCGGGTGCGGTGCGCGACCTGCTGGCCGCCGAGGTCGCCGTCGACGCCCCGGGCCAGCAGGTCGTGCTCGACCGCCTGCTCGACTGGATGCTCGTGTGCGCGCTGCGGGAGTGGTTCGACCGGCCCGGCGGCGAGCCGCCCGCCTGGTACGCCGCGCACCGCGACCCGGTGGTCGGACACGCGCTGCGCCTGCTGCACGCCGAGCCGGCGGCGCCGTGGACGGTCGCCGCGCTGGCCGACCGGACCGGGGTGTCGCGCGCGACGCTGGCCAAGCGGTTCGCCGACCTCGTCGGCGAACCGCCCCTGACCTACCTGACGCGCTGGCGCATGACGCTGGCCGCCGACCTGCTGACCGGACGCGGCACGGCGACGATCGCCGAGGTCGCCCGCGCCGTGGGCTACTCCGACGCCTTCGGCTTCAGCGCGGCCTTCAAGCGCGTCCGCGGCGTCACCCCGAGCGGGTTCCGGCGCACCGGCTGA
- a CDS encoding pyridoxamine 5'-phosphate oxidase family protein: MSTSTFTAEDLAFLARPLHGFLTVAGTTQPPQPRPIWFEATDDGTVQFFSEPDAPKLRRLRDDPRASLIVAAPVGERERWVSVDGRVSIETEGAHDLAARLAARYWDLDDPTRAADLAAILDGEQVRAVLHPERVRRMAF; the protein is encoded by the coding sequence ATGAGCACCAGCACCTTCACCGCCGAGGACCTCGCGTTCCTCGCCCGCCCCCTGCACGGCTTCCTCACCGTGGCCGGCACGACCCAGCCGCCGCAGCCCCGCCCGATCTGGTTCGAGGCCACCGACGACGGCACGGTCCAGTTCTTCAGCGAGCCCGACGCGCCCAAGCTGCGCCGCCTGCGCGACGACCCGCGCGCCTCGCTCATCGTCGCCGCCCCGGTGGGGGAGCGGGAGCGCTGGGTGTCCGTGGACGGCCGCGTGAGCATCGAGACCGAGGGGGCCCACGACCTGGCCGCGCGCCTGGCCGCCCGCTACTGGGACCTCGACGACCCGACCCGCGCCGCCGACCTCGCCGCCATCCTGGACGGCGAGCAGGTCCGCGCGGTCCTGCACCCGGAGCGGGTGCGGCGCATGGCGTTCTGA
- a CDS encoding MSMEG_1061 family FMN-dependent PPOX-type flavoprotein, producing MTGFATSVTSPEQLAELYRPPNELVARKKIDHVDAGAAALIAASPFVLVSTSGADGRCTVSPRGGEPGFVQVLDPGRIAVPDFAGNNLLDSMRHLLGNPHVGLLFLLPGRPEVLRVEGSAVVTVDEDVLERAVDHGKRPVAAIGVTVESVFVHCSASLRRGGLWEPDSWGRVEAPTTSEVVRGHLALTEAPA from the coding sequence ATGACCGGCTTCGCCACGAGCGTCACCAGTCCCGAGCAGCTCGCGGAGCTCTACCGCCCGCCGAACGAGCTGGTGGCCCGCAAGAAGATCGACCACGTCGACGCCGGCGCGGCCGCCCTGATCGCGGCGTCGCCGTTCGTGCTGGTCTCCACGTCCGGCGCCGACGGTCGCTGCACGGTCTCCCCCCGCGGCGGCGAGCCGGGCTTCGTGCAGGTGCTCGACCCGGGCCGGATCGCGGTGCCCGACTTCGCGGGCAACAACCTGCTCGACTCGATGCGCCACCTGCTCGGCAACCCGCACGTGGGCCTGCTGTTCCTGCTGCCCGGGCGGCCGGAGGTCCTGCGCGTCGAGGGCTCCGCGGTGGTCACCGTCGACGAGGACGTGCTGGAGCGCGCCGTCGACCACGGCAAGCGCCCGGTCGCGGCCATCGGCGTCACGGTGGAGTCGGTGTTCGTGCACTGCTCGGCCTCGCTGCGCCGCGGCGGGCTGTGGGAGCCCGACTCCTGGGGCCGCGTCGAGGCTCCGACCACCAGCGAGGTCGTGCGCGGCCACCTCGCGCTCACCGAGGCGCCCGCCTGA